One region of Eretmochelys imbricata isolate rEreImb1 chromosome 2, rEreImb1.hap1, whole genome shotgun sequence genomic DNA includes:
- the LOC144260967 gene encoding uncharacterized protein LOC144260967, translating into MDRGYSRDATQCRVKLKELRQAYQKTKESNGCSGTEPQTCCFYTELHAILRGAAPTTPPLSVDSDDGVLSTMPEDFADGEEEEEEEDELEESTQHPILPDSQDLFITLTEIPSQLNQAREGTSAANVSSLPPPSQRLSQIRRQKKRTCDEMFSELMQSSGTDRAQQTVWRDTVTQYRKAANEREDRRDD; encoded by the exons atggacagaggctacagcagggacgcaacacagtgccgcgtgaaacttaaggagctcagacaagcataccagaaaaccaaagaatcaaatggatgctctgggacagagccccagacatgctgcttctacactgagctgcatgcaattctaaggGGGGCGGCCcctactaccccacccctgtccgtggactccgatgatggggtactctccaccatgcctgaggattttgcagatggggaagaggaggaggaggaggaggacgagcttgaggagagcacacagcaccccattctccccgacagccaggatctttttatcaccctgactgaaataccctcacAACTCaaccaagccagagaagggacctctg ctgcaaatgtttcaagcctccctcctccatcccaaaggctatctcagataaggcggcaaaaaaaacgcacatgcgatgaaatgttctctgagctcatgcagtcgtctggcactgacagagctcagcagactgtgtggagggacacagtaaCACAATACAGGAAAGcggccaatgaacgtgaggacaggagggatgattag